In one window of Candidatus Scalindua sp. DNA:
- the ileS gene encoding isoleucine--tRNA ligase: MSYKDTINLPKTKFSMKGNLVQREPGFLKNWELQGLYAEIRKARSGAKKFILHDGPPYPTGDLHIGTGLNKILKDIIVRYFTMRGYDAPYIPGWDCHGLPIEHRVMQEIGSKAKSMERIEIRKKCKQYAEKFVRIQMAQFKSLGISADWESSYLTFTPEYEAGIIEVFGKLVEKGYIYRKLKPIHWCMCCETALAEAELEYRDESSHSIYVNFKITDDVSGVFPEIEKEEVFILIWTTTPWTLPANLAIALHPEYTYRAVRYKNPKTQKSEVTIIADSLVESIMCLLKIEKFDLLGTAAGRSLEGLAYHHTLMDRSGSIVLANYVTLSDGTGCVHTAPGHGQDDYITGLRYNLPILSPVDKSGFFTEEAGGFAKQKISEGNKSITKKLDELNLLLHKGNLQHSYPHCWRCREPVIFRATEQWFVSLDHCGLRENVLDQVKKTKWLPSWGEVRMSNMIKDRPDWCISRQRSWGVPIPVFYCTHCKESLLNIDVVYHVRDMFLKFGADSWFYKNSREFLPEGTKCSKCSSTDFEKENDIFDVWFESGSSHHSVLHKRSDLSFPADMYLEGSDQHRGWFQLSLLPSVAAWGCAPFKTVVTHGFVVDEKGEKMSKSLGNFVSVSDALKELGGDVLRLWTASMEYRNEMNTSRTIIQRMSDSYRRLRNTFRYLLGNICDFDPEKDTIEYDKLWEIDRWALLKTEKLIHAVTAAFDLLQFHRVYHTVHNFCVVEMSSFYFDILKDRLYTFSKNSTERRAAQTVLYRINSVLVRLLAPILVYTAEEVWMEMSSESTSVHLADWPEVNEKYIDEELDKRWDKIIKIRSDVARELEKMRAEKKIGNSLEAVVDLHTDDAGLFQFLKKYHRDLPMIFIVSDVTISNEPLDSTDTGGNSDNLWIKIKMSQSDKCERCWNFRREVGKLEKYPTLCKRCAEVIETIEA, encoded by the coding sequence ATGAGTTATAAAGATACCATAAATCTGCCAAAAACAAAATTCTCTATGAAAGGAAATCTTGTACAAAGGGAACCCGGATTTCTGAAAAACTGGGAATTACAGGGACTTTATGCTGAGATACGGAAGGCTCGTTCAGGTGCAAAGAAATTTATTCTGCATGATGGACCACCGTATCCGACAGGAGATCTTCATATTGGTACCGGATTGAACAAGATCCTGAAAGATATTATTGTAAGATACTTCACCATGAGGGGATATGATGCCCCGTATATTCCAGGATGGGACTGCCACGGTCTGCCAATAGAGCACAGGGTTATGCAGGAAATCGGATCCAAGGCAAAATCGATGGAAAGAATAGAGATACGGAAAAAATGTAAACAATATGCAGAAAAATTTGTAAGGATTCAGATGGCTCAATTCAAATCTCTGGGTATTTCTGCCGATTGGGAATCTTCATATCTCACTTTCACTCCAGAGTATGAGGCCGGAATAATCGAGGTGTTTGGTAAACTTGTTGAAAAGGGCTACATCTATAGAAAATTAAAACCCATACACTGGTGTATGTGCTGTGAAACTGCCCTTGCAGAGGCAGAGTTGGAATACCGCGATGAATCAAGCCATTCAATCTATGTAAACTTCAAGATTACTGATGATGTTTCGGGTGTTTTCCCGGAAATTGAGAAGGAGGAGGTATTCATCCTGATATGGACTACAACTCCCTGGACATTACCTGCTAATCTTGCAATCGCTTTACACCCGGAGTATACCTACAGAGCTGTCAGATATAAAAATCCCAAAACACAAAAGAGCGAAGTAACGATAATTGCTGACAGCCTGGTTGAATCGATCATGTGTTTACTGAAGATTGAAAAATTTGATCTGCTCGGAACCGCAGCTGGCCGTTCTCTGGAAGGACTTGCCTACCACCACACTCTTATGGACAGATCCGGATCAATAGTTCTGGCAAATTATGTAACTCTTTCTGATGGCACTGGATGTGTACACACCGCTCCCGGCCATGGACAAGATGACTATATAACCGGTTTACGGTATAATTTACCTATTCTCAGCCCTGTTGACAAATCAGGTTTTTTTACCGAAGAAGCCGGGGGGTTTGCAAAGCAGAAAATTTCTGAAGGTAATAAATCAATAACAAAGAAATTAGATGAATTGAACCTTTTATTACATAAAGGTAATTTACAACATTCATATCCTCACTGCTGGCGCTGCAGAGAGCCGGTCATTTTCCGTGCTACCGAGCAGTGGTTCGTGAGTTTAGACCATTGCGGTCTCAGGGAGAATGTATTAGATCAGGTAAAAAAAACAAAATGGCTGCCTTCCTGGGGAGAAGTCCGGATGTCTAATATGATAAAGGACCGTCCAGATTGGTGCATTTCCCGGCAAAGGTCCTGGGGAGTACCCATCCCTGTCTTTTATTGTACACACTGCAAAGAATCGCTTTTAAACATAGATGTTGTCTATCACGTACGTGATATGTTTTTAAAGTTTGGAGCAGATAGCTGGTTTTATAAAAATTCCAGAGAATTTCTTCCCGAAGGTACAAAATGTTCAAAGTGCAGTTCAACTGATTTTGAAAAAGAGAACGATATTTTTGATGTGTGGTTTGAATCAGGCTCAAGCCATCACTCTGTCCTCCACAAGCGCAGTGATCTTTCTTTTCCAGCAGACATGTATCTTGAAGGAAGTGATCAACATAGAGGCTGGTTCCAGTTATCTTTGCTTCCTTCGGTTGCTGCATGGGGGTGTGCACCTTTCAAGACAGTGGTGACACACGGTTTTGTCGTTGATGAAAAAGGTGAAAAAATGTCCAAATCACTTGGAAATTTTGTGTCTGTCAGTGATGCGTTAAAAGAGTTGGGCGGAGATGTCCTCAGATTATGGACAGCTTCAATGGAGTATCGGAATGAAATGAATACCTCCCGTACAATTATTCAACGCATGTCAGATTCATATAGAAGATTGAGGAATACATTTAGATACCTTCTGGGAAATATCTGCGATTTTGATCCGGAGAAAGATACTATCGAATATGATAAATTATGGGAGATTGACAGGTGGGCATTACTAAAGACAGAGAAACTCATACATGCGGTAACTGCAGCTTTTGATCTCTTACAATTTCATCGTGTATACCACACTGTTCACAATTTTTGTGTTGTTGAAATGAGCTCCTTTTACTTTGACATCCTGAAAGACCGGTTGTATACATTTTCGAAAAACTCTACGGAAAGAAGAGCCGCGCAAACAGTTCTCTATCGGATAAACAGTGTGCTGGTAAGACTTTTGGCACCAATTCTGGTCTATACAGCTGAAGAGGTCTGGATGGAGATGAGCAGTGAGAGTACAAGTGTACATCTGGCGGACTGGCCGGAAGTTAATGAAAAATATATTGATGAAGAGTTAGATAAGAGGTGGGACAAAATAATTAAAATAAGATCGGATGTCGCACGAGAGTTGGAAAAAATGAGAGCGGAAAAGAAAATCGGGAATTCCCTGGAAGCGGTAGTTGATCTCCATACGGATGATGCCGGGCTCTTTCAGTTCTTAAAGAAGTATCACCGTGATTTACCCATGATCTTCATCGTTTCAGACGTAACGATCAGTAATGAACCTTTAGACTCCACAGACACTGGGGGGAATTCTGATAATTTGTGGATAAAGATAAAAATGTCTCAGAGTGATAAATGCGAAAGGTGCTGGAACTTCCGCAGGGAAGTAGGTAAGCTTGAAAAATATCCAACGCTGTGTAAACGATGCGCAGAGGTTATTGAGACCATCGAGGCTTAA
- a CDS encoding DUF167 domain-containing protein — MIEIREKGDGIVIPVKVQPNSSQERIIGEYNKQLKVAVSVPPEKGKANRAIIKIIAKWLNRKISDVEIISGERSKEKEIFVSNIMKNDLDRLVAGSGLTDRSKTRKRVSGKSSTMGSSNRRGVS, encoded by the coding sequence TTGATCGAGATAAGAGAAAAAGGTGACGGGATAGTAATACCAGTAAAAGTCCAGCCCAATTCAAGTCAGGAAAGAATAATAGGAGAGTACAACAAACAGCTCAAAGTTGCAGTTTCAGTGCCTCCTGAAAAAGGAAAGGCAAACAGAGCCATTATAAAAATCATTGCAAAATGGTTGAATAGAAAGATTTCTGACGTCGAAATAATATCCGGGGAAAGATCAAAAGAGAAGGAGATATTTGTAAGCAATATTATGAAAAATGACCTAGACAGATTAGTAGCCGGTTCTGGCCTGACAGACCGGTCAAAAACCCGAAAAAGAGTTTCTGGAAAGAGCAGTACGATGGGGTCTTCAAACCGGAGGGGAGTCAGCTGA
- a CDS encoding acylphosphatase: MEYKRAHVFVKGRVQGVFFRASTRKEALQSGLTGWVKNCRDGRVEAVFEGAEENVDNVVTWCKSGPPGAEVTHVEVRAEQATGEFDSFTIDAEPF; encoded by the coding sequence ATGGAATACAAAAGGGCACACGTCTTTGTTAAAGGGAGAGTCCAGGGAGTCTTTTTCAGGGCCTCCACACGGAAAGAGGCATTACAGTCAGGATTGACAGGCTGGGTTAAAAACTGCAGAGATGGACGAGTTGAAGCAGTTTTTGAAGGTGCAGAAGAAAACGTGGACAATGTAGTAACGTGGTGTAAGAGCGGGCCACCTGGTGCGGAAGTTACACATGTTGAAGTTAGAGCCGAACAAGCAACGGGTGAGTTTGATTCATTTACAATTGATGCTGAACCTTTTTGA
- the ccsB gene encoding c-type cytochrome biogenesis protein CcsB: protein MDFLLNITFYAFISGVIAYIVREVWRAGAMRIIALGVMSGAFILNTTLVLMRWFEANHAPMSDKFESFVFFSWSIALVYIIMELVTIFIVRVHGSRLGIIGAFQCALSACFLYLAINTDSTIKELPPALQSNWLVIHVINYFISYAALSISFSAAIIYLIYRVIYHNKAQEVVMPGADSHLGKDVTFDKLAYISVSIGFPFLTVGLITGAIWAKGAWGTYWGWDPKEIWSLINWLIYLTYLHLPLILPKTSISKSFRPVLLSIILIVAFPTVIFTFMGLHKLPTASTSDHIYAE from the coding sequence ATGGACTTCTTGCTGAACATTACTTTTTATGCTTTTATATCAGGCGTCATTGCGTACATCGTCAGAGAAGTCTGGAGGGCCGGGGCAATGCGCATTATTGCTCTCGGGGTCATGTCCGGCGCCTTTATACTCAATACAACTCTGGTGCTGATGAGATGGTTTGAGGCAAATCACGCACCGATGTCTGATAAGTTTGAATCATTCGTTTTTTTCTCCTGGAGTATAGCACTTGTATATATCATCATGGAGCTTGTTACAATTTTTATTGTACGGGTTCATGGTTCACGATTGGGTATTATCGGTGCATTTCAGTGCGCCTTGTCTGCCTGCTTTCTGTATCTGGCGATCAATACCGACAGTACCATCAAAGAACTGCCACCTGCATTACAGAGTAACTGGCTGGTTATCCATGTGATCAATTATTTTATATCCTATGCAGCATTAAGCATATCATTTTCTGCAGCCATCATTTATCTGATCTACAGGGTCATTTACCACAACAAGGCACAGGAGGTTGTTATGCCCGGTGCAGATAGCCATTTAGGCAAGGATGTTACCTTTGATAAACTGGCTTATATATCTGTTTCAATTGGCTTTCCCTTTTTAACTGTAGGATTGATCACGGGTGCTATCTGGGCTAAAGGGGCCTGGGGAACTTACTGGGGCTGGGACCCTAAAGAAATCTGGTCCCTGATAAACTGGCTTATCTATCTCACTTATTTGCATTTGCCATTAATTCTGCCAAAAACCAGTATCTCAAAAAGCTTCAGGCCGGTTTTACTTTCTATAATACTGATTGTTGCTTTTCCCACTGTTATTTTTACGTTTATGGGTTTGCACAAGCTTCCTACAGCAAGTACAAGCGACCATATTTATGCCGAATAA
- a CDS encoding cytochrome c biogenesis protein ResB: MSKEAISKEEKRESKAWQFLCSVKLAVIIILVLAVSCMLGTVILQQRTPEEYVERYGEGVTKFFTAVQFTDIFHSYWFAFLLLLLCVNLASCTIKRWRNTVLQIGFLLTHVSIILIMIGCFIDLQLGEKGGVNVYEGKSVDYYLRRGDYKKIPLDFEVHLDDFLIEKHPPKFRLISYVKDKDIQTPLAVKVGKKYAVKDSNYSVTIRDFYPDAEYTQNPINISSDPVNPAIYVQMSGSKDITAEGWLFAKGLNWYNDPGSNMRVEYFWVDNTVDFERLTKTVEKGSLPILTLELEDKNIHKEIPIEVGKIFEIKGTEYKVEIKEFALDYMNRIKPLKEQALKNPAVMVDISGPQGVDSRWSFSKYPDYWDKAHQTKYKDIRLTCNVPDDFTLSSNKIRIVQHQDNAQVIAYIEDDKVIKIVNWEVGEKCEIEGSGYQLKIAKYFPSYSVQNEVIKKSDTINNPAVRVEITGPRGKVDDWILGQTQAKWYPDNNFALLYEKFGMEIKDFKSKLRIIDNGNTVLSKTIEVNDPLKYGGYVFYQSSYDPEGELYSGLQVTKNPGIIVVYSGFIILCVGVVFIFYIKPFLRRKSKKKER, from the coding sequence ATGTCAAAAGAAGCAATTTCAAAAGAAGAAAAGAGAGAGAGTAAGGCATGGCAGTTTCTCTGTTCTGTCAAGCTTGCAGTTATCATTATATTAGTGCTTGCCGTTTCATGTATGTTAGGTACGGTAATACTCCAGCAGCGTACACCTGAAGAGTATGTCGAAAGGTACGGTGAAGGAGTTACGAAGTTTTTTACCGCTGTTCAGTTCACCGACATTTTTCATTCCTACTGGTTTGCTTTCCTGCTGCTTCTTTTATGTGTAAACCTTGCCAGCTGTACCATCAAGAGGTGGAGGAATACCGTACTTCAAATTGGCTTTCTCCTTACGCATGTAAGTATTATTCTGATAATGATTGGCTGTTTTATCGACCTTCAGCTTGGAGAAAAGGGTGGCGTGAATGTTTATGAAGGCAAATCGGTAGATTACTATCTGAGACGTGGTGATTATAAGAAAATTCCTCTGGATTTTGAGGTACATCTTGACGACTTTCTCATTGAGAAACACCCCCCCAAGTTCAGATTGATCTCCTATGTCAAAGATAAAGATATTCAAACCCCCCTTGCTGTTAAAGTCGGGAAAAAGTACGCAGTTAAGGACTCCAATTACTCAGTTACCATAAGAGATTTTTATCCAGATGCGGAATATACTCAAAACCCGATAAATATTTCAAGTGATCCCGTAAACCCTGCAATATATGTTCAGATGTCCGGATCGAAAGATATTACCGCCGAGGGGTGGCTTTTTGCGAAGGGACTGAACTGGTACAATGACCCGGGAAGTAATATGAGAGTCGAGTATTTCTGGGTTGACAATACCGTGGATTTTGAGAGGCTTACGAAAACAGTTGAGAAGGGCAGTCTGCCGATCCTGACTCTTGAACTGGAAGATAAGAATATTCACAAAGAAATTCCGATAGAGGTGGGGAAAATCTTTGAAATCAAAGGAACTGAATATAAGGTTGAGATCAAAGAATTCGCCCTGGATTATATGAACCGCATTAAACCCTTGAAAGAGCAGGCCTTGAAAAATCCAGCGGTGATGGTTGACATCAGCGGTCCCCAGGGTGTGGATTCCCGCTGGTCATTTTCCAAATATCCTGACTATTGGGATAAGGCACATCAGACAAAATATAAAGATATCCGGTTAACGTGCAATGTGCCTGACGATTTCACTCTTTCCTCGAATAAAATAAGAATAGTTCAACATCAGGACAATGCACAGGTTATAGCTTACATTGAAGACGACAAGGTAATAAAGATTGTCAACTGGGAGGTTGGTGAGAAGTGTGAGATAGAAGGAAGTGGCTATCAGCTGAAAATTGCAAAGTATTTCCCCTCCTATAGTGTTCAAAATGAAGTTATCAAAAAATCTGATACCATAAATAATCCGGCAGTCCGTGTTGAAATTACCGGTCCCAGGGGTAAGGTTGATGACTGGATACTTGGGCAAACACAAGCGAAATGGTATCCTGACAACAATTTTGCACTTCTGTATGAAAAATTTGGTATGGAAATAAAAGATTTCAAAAGCAAACTCAGGATTATTGACAATGGAAATACTGTTTTATCTAAAACCATTGAGGTGAACGATCCTTTGAAATACGGTGGATATGTTTTTTATCAATCGAGTTATGATCCGGAGGGTGAATTATATTCCGGTCTTCAGGTAACAAAGAATCCCGGCATTATAGTTGTCTATTCCGGATTTATTATTTTGTGTGTTGGTGTCGTATTTATCTTTTACATAAAGCCATTCTTGAGGCGAAAATCAAAGAAAAAGGAGAGGTGA
- the hisI gene encoding phosphoribosyl-AMP cyclohydrolase: MELQKNLKFNEKGLIPAVIVDRDDNQVLTLCYMNEEALQKTMETGKIYLFRRSKNRLMLKGETSGHVQLVKQIYFDCEGNSLVIKVEQKVAACHQGYKSCYFRRFNLETNEVEIAEKRIFDPETVY, translated from the coding sequence ATGGAGCTTCAGAAAAACTTGAAATTTAATGAAAAGGGCCTCATACCGGCTGTCATCGTTGATAGAGATGACAACCAGGTGTTAACACTCTGCTATATGAACGAGGAGGCCCTGCAGAAGACGATGGAAACTGGAAAAATATATCTCTTCCGCCGTTCAAAAAACAGATTGATGCTCAAAGGAGAGACTTCAGGGCATGTGCAATTAGTCAAGCAAATATACTTTGATTGTGAGGGGAACTCACTTGTTATCAAAGTTGAACAAAAAGTAGCAGCGTGCCATCAAGGATACAAATCATGCTATTTTCGTAGATTTAATCTGGAAACCAACGAAGTTGAAATAGCAGAAAAAAGAATTTTTGATCCAGAAACCGTATATTAA